A single Elaeis guineensis isolate ETL-2024a chromosome 15, EG11, whole genome shotgun sequence DNA region contains:
- the LOC105058277 gene encoding protein BIG GRAIN 1-like E, translating to MPSCPQSFSSRMSAIGLPNTDNSLCSRPAHRQQESGELDIFEAALYFAGGVDGVGLPGRIGPQGAMREDRVGWRAERKSLDVPRSIILPQECQRVENYDSKEKKGKQPSSPGRRLASFLKSIFHQAASKKKSKSLTSSKSLKDEEVEDRHGGRSRRRSIGHSHSIRSSDSKSIFYSESSGFSTPAPHTNIVTKLQKEQSRSFKSNGQPKMAAFCPQGEVWDDKRVARETWIAERARSSCGLSGKSKVCSGGKPDVGWNEGWLLENRWVLNGDEEGFFKKHGELEEEFRRKEKESREEDGGESDSSSDLFELKNYDFEEFSSGLPVYGTTDMEILKRGASIHNAAF from the coding sequence ATGCCCTCATGTCCCCAATCCTTCTCCTCTAGAATGTCCGCCATTGGGCTGCCAAACACTGACAACAGCCTCTGCTCGAGGCCGGCTCATCGTCAACAAGAATCTGGTGAGCTTGACATCTTTGAGGCGGCGCTTTACTTTGCTGGTGGCGTTGACGGTGTTGGTCTCCCCGGAAGAATTGGTCCTCAAGGAGCCATGAGGGAAGACAGGGTGGGTTGGAGGGCAGAGAGGAAGAGTTTGGACGTACCAAGGAGCATCATACTTCCCCAAGAGTGCCAAAGGGTGGAGAACTACGACTCCAAAGAGAAGAAGGGTAAGCAACCAAGCTCCCCAGGTCGTAGGTTGGCTAGCTTTCTAAAATCTATATTCCACCAAGCTGCTTCTAAGAAAAAATCCAAGTCTCTCACCAGCAGTAAGTCATTGAaggatgaagaggtagaagataGACATGGAGGGAGGAGTAGGAGGAGGAGCATTGGCCACTCCCATAGCATAAGAAGCAGTGACTCCAAGTCCATTTTCTATTCTGAAAGCAGTGGATTCAGTACCCCTGCCCCTCACACCAACATCGTTACAAAGTTGCAAAAGGAACAGAGCAGGAGCTTTAAGTCCAATGGTCAGCCAAAGATGGCAGCTTTCTGCCCACAAGGAGAGGTTTGGGATGATAAAAGGGTAGCAAGGGAGACTTGGATAGCTGAGAGAGCTAGGTCCAGCTGTGGACTTTCTGGGAAAAGCAAGGTCTGTTCGGGTGGGAAGCCTGATGTGGGTTGGAATGAAGGGTGGTTGTTGGAGAACAGATGGGTGTTGAATGGAGATGAAGAAGGGTTCTTCAAGAAGCATGGTGAATTGGAGGAGGAGTTTagaagaaaggagaaggagagtagggaggaagATGGAGGGGAGAGTGACTCCAGCTCTGATCTGTTTGAGCTGAAGAACTATGACTTCGAGGAATTCTCAAGTGGACTGCCTGTTTATGGGACCACAGATATGGAGATACTTAAGAGAGGGGCTTCCATTCACAATGCTGCATTTTAA